One Mucilaginibacter ginkgonis genomic region harbors:
- a CDS encoding putative quinol monooxygenase: protein MTAGIASAQTKDQITRIAKIEVDPAQLTSYTAALREQMNAAIKLEPGVLTYYAVADKLHPEKITILEIYASQAAYESHIQTAHFKKYKATVEHMVKSLELTNVDVVGIAKKPGL from the coding sequence ATGACAGCAGGCATCGCATCGGCACAAACCAAAGATCAGATCACACGCATTGCCAAAATAGAAGTAGACCCTGCGCAACTGACATCATATACCGCCGCTTTAAGAGAGCAAATGAATGCTGCGATTAAACTGGAGCCCGGCGTACTAACCTATTATGCGGTAGCCGATAAACTGCACCCTGAGAAGATCACCATACTGGAGATCTACGCGAGCCAGGCAGCTTACGAATCGCACATCCAAACGGCGCATTTTAAAAAGTACAAAGCCACCGTTGAGCACATGGTAAAGTCTTTAGAATTAACTAATGTCGATGTTGTAGGTATCGCTAAAAAGCCCGGATTGTAA
- a CDS encoding class I fructose-bisphosphate aldolase, producing MPIQKIQDLLGKDAESLLAHKCETFSKDLLHNPSPDFIDKVFLDSNRNPQVLKSLTAIRNHGRLAGTGYMSILPVDQGIEHTAGASFSKNPMYFDPENIIKLALEAGSNAVATTFGVLAAVARKYAHKIPFIVKLNHNELLTYPTKYDQIMFGSVEDAWNLGATAVGATIYFGSEQSDGQIIEVSQAFERAHELGMATVLWCYTRNNAFKKDGVNYETAADITGQANHLGVTIQADIIKQKLPDVNGGFTKIDFGKTDPLMYSKLTSDNPIDMCRYQVANCFMGRAGLINSGGESNGASDLAETVKHAVINKRAGGSGLIVGRRAFQRPFNEGVELLHAVQDVYLAKEIDLA from the coding sequence ATGCCTATTCAAAAAATACAAGACCTGTTAGGTAAAGATGCAGAATCACTGCTCGCTCATAAATGCGAAACTTTTTCTAAAGACCTGCTGCACAACCCATCGCCCGATTTTATCGACAAAGTTTTTCTGGACAGCAACCGTAACCCGCAGGTGCTTAAAAGCTTAACAGCCATACGCAACCACGGCAGGTTGGCGGGTACGGGCTACATGTCAATTCTTCCGGTCGACCAGGGTATAGAGCATACCGCAGGCGCTTCATTTTCCAAAAACCCTATGTACTTCGATCCGGAGAACATCATTAAACTGGCACTTGAGGCAGGATCTAACGCCGTGGCGACCACTTTTGGCGTACTTGCTGCTGTGGCAAGAAAATACGCGCACAAAATTCCTTTCATTGTAAAGCTTAACCACAACGAATTGCTGACCTACCCCACTAAATATGACCAGATCATGTTCGGTTCGGTAGAAGATGCGTGGAATTTAGGGGCGACCGCTGTTGGTGCGACGATCTACTTTGGGTCTGAACAATCTGACGGGCAGATCATAGAGGTATCGCAGGCGTTTGAACGCGCGCACGAATTAGGCATGGCTACCGTTTTATGGTGCTACACCCGCAATAACGCTTTTAAGAAAGACGGTGTAAATTATGAGACCGCAGCGGACATTACAGGTCAGGCTAATCATTTGGGTGTTACCATTCAGGCAGATATAATCAAACAAAAACTGCCCGACGTGAACGGCGGCTTTACCAAAATAGACTTCGGCAAAACCGACCCATTGATGTACAGTAAACTAACTTCTGATAATCCTATAGATATGTGCCGCTACCAGGTGGCCAATTGCTTTATGGGTCGCGCGGGTCTCATCAATTCGGGCGGAGAATCTAACGGCGCTTCGGACCTGGCAGAAACAGTAAAACATGCGGTGATCAACAAACGCGCGGGTGGTTCAGGTTTAATAGTAGGTCGCAGGGCTTTCCAGCGCCCTTTTAACGAAGGGGTAGAATTACTTCACGCGGTACAGGATGTTTACCTGGCCAAAGAAATTGACCTGGCATAG
- a CDS encoding M16 family metallopeptidase, giving the protein MKKLYIICLLLLPVVVQVKAQTLNTRTASSFTVNGLKVIFKPTVKDVISVRMYFRGGVYNYPGDKAGIESFALKAATQCGTKKYSADAFRDIADKFGIDIGGSSTYDYGNIGMDCVKQYFDQGWDLFASAVNSPIFTESEVSLLKSKLITMASSQQGDPDKHIDDMVMKYAYKGTPYATDPDGDIISLTPITATDLRDYYAHILSKNRMFLVIAGNITRAQVEEKVKAFFAALPDIPYIPPVRTSPQWAENHLDVEGRELATNYITGVFNAPPINTPEFLAYRMGISGLGGSLFSELRTQLNLSYDPGASAISYLMPYGFMHVSTNSPKEAVEGMVRIISRVKSLGISDDGLKYLKSTFITSNYIKDQGSSAITANLGSAEINGGWEYAENLPAMLDKVTVEQINEAMLKYIAGIRWVYLGSPKLAQQADDAFSTAVH; this is encoded by the coding sequence ATGAAAAAACTATATATCATTTGTCTTTTGCTGCTACCGGTTGTTGTTCAGGTTAAGGCGCAAACCCTAAATACCCGCACTGCTTCTTCGTTTACAGTGAATGGGTTAAAGGTGATCTTTAAACCTACGGTGAAAGACGTGATCAGTGTGCGGATGTACTTCCGGGGCGGGGTTTACAATTACCCCGGCGATAAAGCGGGCATAGAAAGTTTCGCGCTGAAGGCTGCCACGCAATGCGGAACGAAAAAATACAGTGCTGATGCCTTCAGGGATATCGCGGATAAGTTCGGCATCGATATAGGCGGCTCGTCTACTTACGATTATGGCAACATAGGGATGGACTGCGTTAAGCAATATTTCGACCAGGGCTGGGACCTGTTTGCCTCTGCAGTTAACTCTCCCATATTTACAGAAAGCGAGGTTAGTTTATTGAAAAGCAAGCTCATCACCATGGCAAGCTCGCAGCAAGGCGACCCCGATAAGCACATAGACGACATGGTGATGAAATATGCTTACAAGGGCACCCCATACGCTACCGACCCGGATGGGGATATCATCAGCCTTACGCCTATAACAGCAACTGATCTGAGAGACTATTATGCGCATATATTGAGCAAGAACCGCATGTTCCTGGTAATTGCCGGCAATATTACCCGCGCACAGGTAGAAGAAAAAGTTAAGGCGTTTTTCGCTGCGTTGCCGGATATACCTTACATACCACCGGTGCGCACCTCGCCGCAATGGGCAGAAAACCATCTGGACGTTGAAGGCCGCGAGCTGGCAACCAATTACATTACCGGGGTTTTTAATGCCCCGCCGATCAACACGCCCGAATTTTTAGCCTATAGAATGGGTATTTCCGGTTTGGGCGGTTCACTGTTCAGCGAATTGCGCACACAGCTCAACCTATCCTACGATCCCGGTGCATCTGCGATAAGTTACCTTATGCCTTATGGCTTTATGCATGTAAGTACCAACAGCCCTAAAGAAGCTGTGGAAGGTATGGTGCGCATTATAAGCCGTGTGAAATCTTTAGGCATATCAGATGATGGCTTAAAGTATTTAAAAAGCACTTTTATTACCTCAAATTACATCAAAGACCAGGGATCCAGCGCAATCACTGCCAATCTGGGATCGGCAGAAATAAATGGCGGCTGGGAGTATGCCGAGAATTTGCCCGCCATGCTGGACAAAGTTACCGTTGAGCAGATCAATGAAGCAATGCTAAAATATATCGCCGGGATAAGGTGGGTATACCTGGGCAGCCCTAAACTGGCACAGCAAGCCGACGACGCATTCAGCACAGCAGTTCACTAG
- the rimO gene encoding 30S ribosomal protein S12 methylthiotransferase RimO, translated as MRTKILDKPTIQPNRPRVNVVTLGCSKNTYDSEVLMGQLKGNAFDVVHEADKVGKNDIVVINTCGFIDNAKQESIDTILQYSELKESGKIGKVIVTGCLSERYKPELESEITNVDGWFGTNDLQDLLQSVGANYKYELLGERLLTTPSHYAYFKIAEGCNRPCSFCAIPLMRGKHVSFPMEQLVKNAESLAKSGTKELILIAQDLTYYGLDLYGKRNLDELLRRLSDVNGIEWIRLQYAYPSGFPMEILDAMNERDNICKYLDMPLQHITDNMLKSMRRGTTKQKTIDLVNAIRDKVPNLALRTTLITGYPGETVQDFEEMAAWVEQTRFDRLGCFTYSHEEKTHAHQLEDDVPEEVKQDRADAIMEIQQGISWEKNQQKIGNTYKVLIDKLDGGYFIGRTEFDSPEVDNEVLIDASSQYATIGTFVNVKIDKAEDFDLYGQIVK; from the coding sequence ATGAGAACCAAAATATTAGATAAACCAACTATACAACCAAATCGCCCCCGCGTTAACGTGGTCACCCTCGGCTGCTCAAAAAATACCTACGATTCTGAGGTTTTGATGGGGCAACTAAAAGGCAACGCCTTCGACGTGGTGCATGAGGCTGATAAGGTTGGCAAGAACGATATTGTGGTGATCAATACCTGCGGCTTCATAGATAATGCCAAGCAGGAGTCTATCGACACTATTCTTCAATACAGCGAACTGAAAGAGAGCGGAAAGATAGGTAAGGTTATCGTAACCGGCTGCCTGTCAGAACGCTATAAACCCGAACTGGAATCAGAGATCACCAACGTTGATGGCTGGTTTGGCACCAATGACCTGCAGGATCTGCTGCAATCTGTTGGCGCAAACTATAAATATGAATTGCTTGGCGAGCGCTTGCTAACCACGCCGTCGCACTACGCTTATTTCAAAATAGCCGAAGGCTGCAACCGTCCGTGCTCTTTTTGCGCTATTCCGTTAATGCGTGGCAAGCATGTGAGCTTTCCGATGGAGCAGTTGGTTAAAAACGCTGAGTCGCTCGCAAAGAGTGGCACTAAAGAGCTCATCCTCATCGCGCAAGACCTTACCTACTATGGGCTCGATCTTTATGGCAAACGCAATCTGGACGAGCTGCTTCGTCGTTTGAGCGACGTGAACGGTATTGAGTGGATTCGCCTTCAATATGCCTATCCTTCGGGCTTCCCGATGGAGATATTGGATGCCATGAATGAGCGCGACAACATCTGCAAATATTTGGATATGCCTTTACAGCACATTACCGACAATATGCTGAAGTCGATGCGCAGGGGTACCACCAAGCAGAAAACCATCGATCTGGTAAATGCCATTCGCGATAAGGTGCCTAACCTTGCGTTGCGTACCACGCTCATCACCGGCTACCCCGGCGAAACCGTGCAGGATTTTGAAGAGATGGCTGCCTGGGTAGAGCAAACCCGTTTCGACAGGCTGGGTTGTTTCACCTATTCGCACGAAGAGAAAACACACGCCCACCAACTGGAAGACGATGTCCCTGAAGAGGTGAAGCAAGACCGCGCCGATGCAATAATGGAAATACAGCAAGGCATTTCGTGGGAAAAGAACCAGCAGAAGATCGGCAACACCTACAAAGTGCTTATCGATAAACTGGACGGCGGATATTTCATAGGCCGTACCGAGTTTGATTCGCCTGAAGTGGACAACGAAGTATTGATAGACGCGTCTTCGCAGTATGCTACCATTGGCACATTTGTTAACGTAAAGATCGACAAGGCAGAAGACTTTGACCTTTATGGACAAATTGTAAAATAA
- a CDS encoding UbiD family decarboxylase yields the protein MGYKSLQDCITDLEKHGHLIRIKKEVDPYLEMAAIHLRMFEAKGPAILFEKVKGSKFPALSNLFGTLERSEFIFRDTLPQIKTLVSLKNDPLKAVKSPFKYTGSALTAFSALPKKVSNSRIKDFAKTTISALPQIVNWPLDGGPFVTMPQVYTEDADQPGIMNANLGMYRIQLGGNEYIENEEIGLHYQLHRGIGVHQSKANAKGQPLKVSIFIGGPPSHPVAAVMPLPEGLSEMTFAGALGKRRFRYFHDPEGFVISADADFVITGEVHPHVNKPEGPFGDHLGYYSLTHPFPLMKVHNVYHKKDAVWSFTVVGRPPQEDTSFGALIHEITGSALPKEIPGLHAVNAVDAAGVHPLLFAIGSERYTPFLNERRPQEILTIANHILGKNQLSLAKYLFIAAKEDDPLLDVNDIGGFLKHILERVDFTRDLHFYTRTTIDTLDYSGSGLNSGSKVAIAAAGEVKRSLWNVVPAEFALPGEFAGYKIAINGVLAITAPAYTSDLDTNEQIKALNSTLGPKDLSGLPLMVLCDDAEFTAANINNLVWVTFTRSNPSHDIYGINSFIEHKHWGCHGPFIIDARKKPHHAPELIKDEEVEKRIDGLVERILR from the coding sequence ATGGGTTATAAAAGTTTACAAGACTGCATTACCGATCTGGAAAAACACGGTCATCTGATACGCATTAAAAAAGAGGTTGACCCTTATCTGGAGATGGCGGCTATTCACCTGCGCATGTTTGAGGCAAAAGGCCCGGCAATTTTGTTTGAAAAAGTAAAAGGCAGCAAATTTCCGGCACTCTCAAACCTGTTCGGTACTCTGGAACGGTCGGAGTTTATTTTCAGGGATACGCTGCCGCAGATCAAGACTTTAGTGAGCCTCAAAAATGACCCGCTCAAAGCTGTAAAATCGCCGTTTAAATATACAGGGTCTGCACTTACCGCATTTTCTGCATTACCTAAAAAAGTAAGCAATAGCCGTATCAAAGATTTCGCGAAGACAACTATAAGCGCGCTGCCGCAAATTGTAAATTGGCCTTTGGATGGAGGCCCGTTTGTTACCATGCCGCAGGTTTATACCGAAGATGCCGATCAGCCGGGCATCATGAATGCTAACCTGGGCATGTACCGTATACAACTTGGCGGGAATGAATACATCGAGAATGAAGAAATAGGTTTGCATTATCAATTGCACCGCGGAATAGGAGTGCATCAAAGTAAGGCAAATGCCAAAGGGCAGCCTTTAAAGGTGAGCATTTTTATAGGCGGCCCGCCGTCGCACCCGGTTGCAGCGGTAATGCCCTTGCCCGAAGGCTTATCAGAAATGACCTTCGCGGGCGCTTTAGGTAAACGGCGGTTCCGTTACTTTCATGATCCCGAAGGTTTTGTAATATCTGCCGATGCGGATTTTGTGATCACCGGAGAAGTTCATCCGCACGTTAATAAACCCGAAGGCCCCTTTGGCGACCACTTGGGTTATTATAGCTTGACCCATCCCTTCCCGTTAATGAAGGTGCATAATGTGTATCATAAGAAAGATGCAGTATGGTCTTTTACCGTGGTTGGCAGGCCGCCGCAGGAGGACACCAGTTTTGGCGCGTTGATCCATGAGATCACGGGGTCGGCCTTGCCAAAAGAAATTCCCGGCTTACATGCCGTTAACGCGGTAGATGCCGCAGGTGTACACCCCTTATTATTCGCCATAGGCAGCGAACGTTATACGCCTTTTTTAAACGAGCGCCGCCCGCAGGAAATACTGACTATTGCCAATCATATCCTGGGCAAAAACCAGTTAAGCCTGGCGAAATACCTATTCATAGCGGCTAAGGAAGATGATCCTTTGCTTGACGTGAACGACATCGGGGGTTTCCTGAAACATATACTTGAACGCGTTGACTTCACGCGCGACCTGCATTTTTATACCCGCACCACCATTGACACTTTAGATTATAGCGGCAGCGGTTTAAATAGTGGCAGTAAGGTAGCAATAGCGGCGGCAGGCGAGGTGAAACGAAGTTTATGGAATGTTGTGCCTGCAGAATTTGCATTGCCGGGGGAGTTTGCCGGATACAAAATTGCTATAAACGGGGTTTTGGCCATAACTGCGCCCGCGTACACCAGCGACTTAGATACTAATGAACAAATTAAGGCTCTGAACAGCACGTTAGGCCCGAAAGACCTGTCAGGCTTGCCATTAATGGTTTTATGCGACGATGCCGAATTTACCGCGGCTAACATTAACAACCTGGTATGGGTTACCTTCACGCGCAGCAACCCCTCGCACGATATTTATGGCATCAACAGTTTCATAGAACATAAGCACTGGGGCTGCCACGGCCCGTTCATTATAGATGCCCGTAAAAAACCGCACCACGCGCCGGAATTGATAAAAGACGAGGAAGTGGAAAAAAGGATCGATGGGTTGGTGGAGAGGATATTGAGGTAA
- the rpmG gene encoding 50S ribosomal protein L33, whose translation MAKKGNRVQVILECTEHKESGMPGMSRYITTKNKKNTTERLELKKFNPVLRKVTVHKEIK comes from the coding sequence ATGGCTAAAAAAGGTAACAGGGTTCAGGTAATATTAGAATGTACAGAGCATAAAGAAAGCGGCATGCCGGGTATGTCTCGTTACATCACTACCAAGAACAAGAAAAATACAACAGAACGTCTGGAGTTAAAGAAATTTAACCCGGTATTAAGAAAAGTAACCGTTCACAAAGAAATTAAGTAG
- a CDS encoding DUF4295 domain-containing protein: MAKKVVATLKTGKGKEYSKVITMIKSPKTGAYSFKEQIVHNDHVKDAISESKA, encoded by the coding sequence ATGGCAAAGAAAGTAGTTGCAACACTAAAAACCGGTAAAGGTAAAGAGTATTCAAAAGTGATCACCATGATCAAGTCGCCAAAAACTGGTGCTTATTCATTCAAAGAGCAAATTGTTCACAACGATCACGTTAAAGATGCGATTAGCGAGTCTAAAGCTTAA
- the rpmB gene encoding 50S ribosomal protein L28 produces the protein MSRICDLTGKAPLNGHNVSNSNVKTNRKFYPNLKIKKFYIPEEDKWITLKVSTSAVKTISKNGISACINKFVKKGYI, from the coding sequence ATGTCAAGAATTTGTGATTTAACAGGAAAAGCGCCACTGAATGGCCATAACGTTTCAAACTCGAACGTTAAGACCAACCGTAAGTTTTATCCTAATTTAAAGATCAAGAAGTTTTATATACCCGAAGAAGACAAATGGATCACTTTAAAAGTATCTACTTCTGCTGTTAAAACTATCAGCAAAAACGGTATCTCTGCTTGCATCAATAAGTTTGTAAAAAAAGGATATATATAG
- the ftsY gene encoding signal recognition particle-docking protein FtsY, producing MGLFDFFKKKETTPQEQQALDTGLEKTKDSFLSKISKAVAGRSTVDDDVLDDLEEVLVTSDVGVSTTLKIIERIQERVARDKYINTSELNNLLREEIQKLLAENNSNDFTSFEYGNHKPYVIMVVGVNGVGKTTTIGKLAHQLKEAGNKVVLGAADTFRAAAVDQILLWGKRVDVRVVAQPMGSDPASVAFDTLKSAVANGDDVAIIDTAGRLHNKVGLMNELTKIKQVMQKVVPGAPHEILLVLDASTGQNAIEQCKQFTQATDVNALALTKLDGTAKGGVVIGISDQFKIPVKYIGVGEGMNDLQLFDRKGFVDSLFKK from the coding sequence ATGGGTTTATTTGATTTTTTTAAGAAGAAAGAAACTACACCGCAAGAGCAGCAGGCGCTTGACACCGGCTTAGAGAAAACCAAAGACAGTTTCCTGTCCAAAATTTCAAAAGCGGTTGCAGGCAGGTCGACGGTTGATGATGATGTGCTTGATGATCTTGAAGAAGTACTGGTTACGTCAGACGTTGGCGTAAGCACTACACTAAAGATCATTGAGCGGATACAGGAACGTGTTGCCCGCGACAAATACATTAACACATCTGAGCTTAATAACCTGCTTCGCGAAGAGATTCAGAAACTCCTTGCAGAAAATAACAGCAACGATTTTACCAGCTTTGAGTACGGCAACCATAAGCCCTATGTGATTATGGTGGTTGGTGTAAATGGTGTTGGGAAAACCACTACTATAGGTAAACTGGCTCATCAGTTAAAAGAAGCCGGTAATAAGGTAGTGCTTGGTGCGGCCGATACCTTCCGCGCGGCGGCGGTCGACCAGATATTATTATGGGGCAAACGTGTGGACGTGCGCGTGGTTGCCCAGCCAATGGGGTCAGATCCGGCATCAGTGGCGTTTGATACTTTAAAATCTGCCGTAGCTAATGGTGACGATGTTGCTATCATTGATACCGCAGGCCGCTTGCATAATAAGGTGGGCCTGATGAACGAGCTGACCAAAATAAAGCAGGTAATGCAGAAGGTTGTACCAGGCGCGCCGCATGAAATTTTGCTGGTGCTTGATGCCTCGACCGGTCAAAACGCAATTGAGCAATGCAAGCAGTTTACCCAAGCCACAGATGTTAATGCCCTGGCGCTTACCAAGCTTGATGGCACGGCTAAAGGTGGTGTTGTGATCGGTATATCAGATCAGTTCAAAATTCCCGTTAAATACATAGGCGTAGGCGAAGGCATGAACGACCTGCAGCTATTTGACAGAAAAGGGTTTGTGGATAGTTTGTTTAAGAAATAA
- a CDS encoding DoxX family protein, with amino-acid sequence MKPLIVLASVFGLTLLLTYTFNAREDLYLAGRLALAVMLLFTSLAHFVFMKGMVLMVPPFIPMAIKKTMVTVTGVIEIIAAAGIMIYETRVIAGYALVIFLAALLPANVYATQRRVNMEAGDFTGPGIYYLWFRIPMQLFLIAWTAYFAIIHPYPH; translated from the coding sequence ATGAAACCTCTGATCGTATTAGCATCGGTTTTTGGACTAACCCTGCTTTTAACATATACTTTTAACGCCCGCGAAGACCTTTACCTGGCGGGGCGTTTGGCGCTGGCGGTAATGCTGTTATTCACATCGCTGGCGCACTTTGTTTTTATGAAAGGCATGGTGCTGATGGTGCCGCCATTTATACCGATGGCCATTAAAAAGACCATGGTGACCGTTACCGGTGTAATAGAAATTATTGCCGCTGCCGGCATTATGATCTATGAAACAAGAGTAATAGCGGGCTACGCGTTGGTGATTTTCTTAGCCGCGTTGCTACCGGCGAATGTTTATGCAACACAGCGCCGGGTAAACATGGAAGCCGGCGACTTTACAGGCCCCGGCATTTATTATTTATGGTTCAGGATACCGATGCAGTTGTTTCTAATTGCATGGACGGCTTATTTCGCCATTATACACCCGTATCCGCATTGA
- the bshC gene encoding bacillithiol biosynthesis cysteine-adding enzyme BshC, protein MDIQCISYKETGYFSKTVTDYLDNAPALEPFYTYRPNLDGFTQILKDRKVTANRELLVTVLNEQYDNIKNVDAGAVIPHENIDALADENTFTVTTGHQLNIFTGPLYFIYKIVTAIKLASQLGEHFPDKKFVPVYWMATEDHDFAEINYTNIGGKKVQWNLEAAGATGRLDTKTIREALNQYKGVLGIEGHGEELAQLVETAYTKFNALAGATRYLVNALFGKYGVVIIDADDSRLKKEFAPIIEQDIIGRNSFKQIGQTIERLNQLHVPIQVNPREINFFYLTDGSRERIVFEDGRYQVLNTDTSFTEDKLKAEIAAHPERFSPNVAMRPVYQEYILPNLAYIGGGGELVYWLELKSVFNFYRLTFPVLILRNSGLVIRKDTAAKIRKMELDAKQLFLDTESIKKNWVSAHTSHQLSLTDELRELSHIFEKIKLRIYKIDETLAPSTSAVEARLKHAMGNLEKKLMRAEKRKYTTSLTQIENIKKELFPGNGLQERNENFGLFYVKWGQSFIDELIRNFQPLDFKFTVLSE, encoded by the coding sequence ATGGACATCCAGTGTATCAGCTATAAGGAAACAGGTTATTTCAGCAAAACGGTTACCGATTACCTGGACAACGCGCCTGCGCTGGAACCTTTTTATACCTACAGGCCAAACCTGGATGGCTTTACACAAATTTTAAAAGACCGCAAAGTTACCGCAAACCGCGAACTGCTGGTTACGGTCCTTAATGAGCAGTACGATAATATTAAGAATGTTGATGCGGGCGCTGTTATTCCGCACGAAAACATTGATGCACTTGCTGACGAAAATACTTTCACCGTTACCACAGGCCACCAACTAAATATCTTTACCGGTCCGCTTTATTTTATTTATAAGATAGTTACCGCCATCAAGCTTGCAAGCCAATTAGGCGAGCACTTCCCGGACAAAAAATTTGTACCCGTTTACTGGATGGCGACCGAAGATCACGATTTTGCAGAGATCAACTACACCAACATTGGCGGTAAAAAAGTGCAATGGAATTTAGAAGCGGCAGGCGCAACCGGCAGGCTCGATACCAAAACCATCCGCGAAGCACTTAATCAGTATAAAGGCGTGTTGGGTATAGAAGGCCATGGCGAAGAACTGGCGCAGCTGGTCGAGACCGCTTACACAAAGTTTAACGCCCTGGCGGGAGCTACCCGTTACTTGGTAAACGCGCTTTTTGGCAAATATGGAGTTGTAATTATCGATGCAGATGATAGCCGCCTTAAAAAGGAATTTGCGCCTATCATCGAGCAAGACATTATAGGACGGAACAGTTTTAAACAGATCGGTCAAACTATTGAGCGGCTTAATCAACTGCACGTCCCTATACAGGTCAACCCTCGGGAGATCAACTTTTTTTACCTGACCGATGGCAGCCGCGAGCGTATTGTATTTGAAGATGGCCGTTACCAAGTGCTAAATACTGATACAAGTTTTACAGAAGATAAGCTAAAGGCAGAGATTGCGGCACATCCCGAGCGGTTTAGCCCGAATGTTGCCATGCGCCCCGTTTATCAGGAATACATTTTACCAAACCTGGCATATATTGGCGGTGGCGGCGAACTGGTTTACTGGCTGGAATTAAAGTCGGTGTTCAACTTCTACCGGCTAACTTTTCCTGTTCTTATACTGCGTAACTCGGGACTGGTTATCCGCAAGGACACCGCGGCAAAGATCCGCAAGATGGAACTGGATGCTAAGCAATTATTCCTCGACACAGAAAGCATCAAGAAAAATTGGGTCTCTGCACACACATCGCATCAGCTTTCGCTTACAGATGAACTGCGCGAACTAAGCCACATATTCGAGAAAATAAAGCTGCGCATTTATAAGATAGATGAGACACTCGCGCCGTCGACATCCGCTGTTGAAGCACGCTTAAAACACGCGATGGGTAATTTGGAAAAGAAACTGATGCGTGCCGAAAAACGCAAGTACACCACAAGCCTAACGCAGATAGAAAATATTAAAAAAGAACTCTTCCCTGGTAACGGCCTGCAGGAACGTAATGAAAACTTTGGCTTATTCTATGTGAAATGGGGGCAAAGCTTTATTGACGAGTTGATCAGAAACTTTCAACCGCTGGACTTTAAGTTTACAGTGCTGTCTGAATAA